One Primulina huaijiensis isolate GDHJ02 chromosome 8, ASM1229523v2, whole genome shotgun sequence genomic region harbors:
- the LOC140983137 gene encoding U-box domain-containing protein 52-like, protein MWLPNSNGSANIGKGGRNGLVALAIDKDKASQHALKWAIGNLLKKGQAIVLIHVIKRSSSAASHGNNHYTNDLNGATNANIQVLDHQTKELFLTFHCFCARKDIQCFDVVLEDTEIVKGITEYLAHAAIENMVLGASRHGFIKRLKMVDIPTCVSKAAPDFCTVYVISKTKISSVRNASRLAPFTSPLKIQILQMQEQACGDMFPDLHPKRLPSMTARRTASKVAVADTDIFKSPLLRGKGYAGKLLRELTESDTDISFISSDRPSTDRMSSVISDGIDSGRICRASTSSESSFGSMRSGTEFSMSSIESDDVESEMKRLKLELQKTMDMYSTACREALTAKQKAVELRQWRVDEERRLEEARVAEAAGRLIAEEERAEYKAALEKAQAAQRVAEMESKKRVNAEIKALQEVEENEKAVTTSTLRYRRYSIEEIEEATEYFAESRKIGEGGYGPVYKCYLDHTLVAVKVLRPDAAQGRSQFQQEVEVLSCMRHPNLVLLLGACPEYGCLVYEYMGNGSLDDCLFRRGTTRALSWPFRFKIAAEIATALHFLHQTKPEPLVHRDLKPGNILLDQNYVSKIGDVGLARLVPPNAADGVTQYRMTSTAGTFSYIDPEYQQTGMLGVKSDVYSLGIVLLQILTSKPAMGLAHQASQAIEKGTLAEMLDSSVPDWPLEEATSLVTLAVKCAELRRKDRPDLGKVVLPELNKLREFAEENMAHFLVARAASPCPNHSCTSKNLEIKSDPHLHFQHSDPIVRSTSTSLPGKLSAETTE, encoded by the exons ATGTGGCTTCCGAATTCGAATGGGAGTGCTAATATCGGGAAGGGTGGTAGAAATGGCCTGGTTGCATTAGCCATAGATAAGGATAAAGCGAGCCAACATGCACTCAAATGGGCAATTGGGAATCTCCTTAAAAAAGGCCAAGCCATTGTATTGATTCATGTCATCAAGAGATCGTCATCAGCTGCTTCAC ATGGTAATAACCATTACACTAATGATCTCAATGGTGCCACAAATGCCAACATTCAAGTTCTTGACCATCAAACCAAAGAGTTGTTCCTCACCTTCCACTGCTTTTGTGCTCGAAAAGAT ATACAATGCTTTGATGTAGTGCTAGAGGACACCGAAATAGTGAAAGGCATAACTGAGTACCTCGCACATGCTGCAATCGAAAACATGGTTCTTGGTGCATCCCGCCATGGATTTATCAA GCGGTTGAAAATGGTAGACATTCCTACTTGCGTATCGAAAGCGGCACCAGATTTCTGCACTGTTTATGTTATCTCGAAAACGAAGATCTCCTCTGTGAGGAATGCTTCTCGTCTCGCACCATTCACTTCCCCacttaaaattcaaattcttcAAATGCAAGAGCAGGCTTGTGGTGATATGTTCCCTGATTTGCATCCGAAGCGTCTGCCTAGTATGACAG CAAGGAGGACAGCAAGCAAGGTTGCAGTTGCAGACACTGATATATTCAA GTCACCATTATTAAGAGGAAAAGGGTATGCTGGGAAGTTGCTCAGGGAActcacagaatccgatactgaCATATCATTCATAAGCTCCGATAGGCCAAGCACGGATCGAATGTCTAGTGTAATATCCGATGGCATAGATTCTGGTAGAATATGTCGAGCGTCGACCAGCTCAGAAAGTAGTTTTGGATCCATGCGCTCGGGCACTGAATTTTCAATGTCCTCCATTGAAAGT GATGAtgtggaatctgagatgaaaaGGCTGAAGCTTGAGCTGCAGAAAACCATGGACATGTATAGCACGGCATGTCGAGAAGCTTTAACGGCAAAACAAAAG GCTGTGGAGCTTCGCCAATGGAGAGTAGACGAAGAACGAAGACTAGAAGAAGCTCGTGTAGCAGAGGCAGCAGGACGACTGATTGCTGAAGAAGAGAGAGCTGAGTACAAAGCGGCATTGGAGAAGGCTCAAGCTGCTCAGAGAGTTGCTGAAATGGAATCCAAAAAGAGAGTCAATGCCGAAATCAAAGCCCTTCAAGAAGTTGAAGAGAATGAGAAGGCGGTGACCACATCGACATTGAGATACAGAAGATACAGCATTGAAGAAATTGAAGAGGCAACAGAGTATTTCGCGGAGTCGCGTAAAATTGGTGAAGGTGGATATGGACCAGTCTACAAGTGTTACCTTGATCATACACTGGTGGCGGTTAAGGTCTTACGCCCCGATGCTGCCCAAGGAAGATCACAATTTCAGCAAGAG GTTGAAGTTCTTAGTTGCATGAGACATCCAAATTTGGTTCTACTCCTTGGAGCATGTCCTGAATACGGTTGTCTAGTATACGAATACATGGGCAACGGTAGCTTGGACGATTGTCTCTTCAGGAGAGGAACTACCCGTGCCCTTTCATGGCCGTTTCGTTTCAAAATCGCGGCGGAGATAGCCACGGCCCTACACTTTCTTCACCAGACGAAGCCCGAGCCTTTAGTACATCGTGATCTCAAACCGGGGAACATTCTTCTCGACCAGAACTACGTTAGCAAAATCGGCGATGTTGGACTGGCAAGACTCGTCCCCCCTAACGCAGCCGATGGTGTAACACAATACCGAATGACATCAACAGCCGGAACATTCAGCTACATCGATCCCGAATATCAACAAACCGGCATGCTCGGGGTGAAATCCGACGTCTATTCTCTTGGGATCGTGCTTCTACAAATATTGACGTCAAAACCGGCGATGGGTTTAGCTCATCAAGCGAGCCAGGCTATCGAGAAGGGGACGTTAGCCGAGATGCTCGATTCGTCTGTCCCTGATTGGCCTCTTGAAGAGGCCACATCCTTGGTAACGCTGGCTGTAAAATGTGCAGAACTGAGGAGGAAAGATAGACCGGACTTAGGCAAGGTCGTCTTGCCGGAGCTTAATAAATTGAGGGAATTTGCTGAAGAAAACATGGCACATTTTCTTGTGGCCAGGGCTGCTTCTCCATGCCCAAATCACAGCTGTACTTCCAAGAATTTG GAAATCAAGAGTGATCCTCACTTGCATTTTCAGCATAGCGATCCAATTGTCCGTTCAACTTCAACTTCTCTACCTGGGAAGCTATCTGCAG AAACTACTGAATGA